One window from the genome of Deinococcus sp. NW-56 encodes:
- the phoU gene encoding phosphate signaling complex protein PhoU codes for MREALDTDLRSVLNSALNMLGTVERMLPIAGEVLLHARPERLEEVRAIDREVDAMEAQIEAECLRIIALHQPVARDLRLVALILKSLSDIERMGDYAVHVAEDGAELAQQPALKRYVNLARMLERLSEMSQNLRTAIADRDVSRAEATLRMDDEVDELYEQTQRELVTYMLEDPRNISKALTLMRVGRSLERVGDHMENVAERVRYWVTGQREG; via the coding sequence ATGCGTGAAGCCCTCGACACCGACCTCCGCAGCGTCCTGAACAGCGCCCTGAACATGCTGGGCACCGTCGAGCGAATGCTGCCCATTGCGGGCGAGGTGCTGCTGCACGCCCGCCCCGAGCGGCTGGAGGAGGTCCGCGCCATCGACCGCGAGGTGGACGCGATGGAGGCGCAGATCGAGGCCGAGTGCCTGCGGATCATCGCCCTGCACCAGCCGGTCGCGCGGGACCTGCGGCTGGTGGCGCTGATTCTCAAGAGCCTCAGCGACATCGAGCGCATGGGGGACTACGCCGTGCATGTCGCGGAGGACGGCGCCGAACTCGCGCAGCAGCCCGCGCTGAAGCGCTACGTGAACCTCGCGCGGATGCTGGAGCGCCTCTCGGAGATGAGCCAGAACCTCCGCACCGCGATTGCCGACCGGGACGTGTCCCGCGCGGAGGCCACCCTGCGGATGGACGACGAGGTGGACGAGCTGTACGAGCAGACCCAGCGCGAACTCGTGACCTACATGCTCGAAGACCCCCGCAACATCTCCAAGGCGCTGACCCTGATGCGGGTGGGCCGCAGCCTGGAGCGGGTGGGGGACCATATGGAGAACGTGGCCGAGCGGGTCAGGTACTGGGTGACGGGGCAGCGGGAAGGGTAG
- a CDS encoding cell wall metabolism sensor histidine kinase WalK — protein MTETAATPRPDAWMDALGQAVLLFESAGGAPTVVRVNAAAARLWGVPQERAAGRPLLEVVRRHTLEALAERGGELELEMAGRTLRCTATRAGPGEPGALIVEDVTEHRRREAELREAAAVLSHEFRTPVAGLRGVLEALEYDLPPELARKFVGQGLQEVERLGRLVEDLAVGFRPTRARTLPLAEAFARAGRLLAPEVTARGASLTFGDDHLVRADPDKLLQVLLNLVENALRYGPPAGAVEVITAGRGAWVEVAVLDGGVPLGDTASLFRAHTRGPGVGGQGSGMGLYIVRSIVEGWGGQVWAERRGERNAFCFTLPGGGHRDL, from the coding sequence ATGACGGAGACCGCCGCCACCCCCCGCCCCGACGCCTGGATGGACGCGCTGGGGCAGGCCGTGCTGCTGTTCGAGTCGGCGGGCGGCGCCCCCACCGTCGTGCGGGTAAACGCCGCCGCCGCCCGGCTGTGGGGGGTGCCGCAGGAACGGGCCGCCGGGCGCCCGCTGCTGGAGGTCGTGCGCCGCCACACCCTGGAGGCGCTCGCCGAGCGTGGCGGCGAACTGGAACTCGAGATGGCGGGCCGCACCCTGCGCTGCACCGCGACCCGCGCGGGGCCTGGGGAACCGGGCGCCCTGATCGTGGAGGACGTGACCGAGCACCGCCGCCGCGAGGCCGAGCTGCGCGAGGCGGCGGCGGTGCTCTCGCACGAGTTCCGCACGCCCGTCGCGGGGCTGCGCGGGGTGCTGGAGGCGCTGGAATACGACCTGCCCCCCGAGCTGGCCCGCAAGTTCGTCGGCCAGGGCTTGCAGGAGGTCGAGCGCCTCGGACGGCTCGTCGAGGATCTCGCCGTGGGCTTCCGGCCCACCCGTGCCCGCACCCTGCCGCTGGCAGAAGCCTTCGCGCGGGCCGGGCGGCTGCTGGCCCCCGAGGTCACGGCGCGGGGGGCCAGCCTGACCTTCGGAGACGACCACCTCGTCCGCGCCGACCCCGACAAGCTCTTGCAGGTGCTGCTCAATCTCGTCGAGAACGCGCTGCGTTATGGCCCGCCCGCCGGGGCCGTGGAGGTCATCACGGCCGGGCGCGGGGCCTGGGTGGAGGTCGCGGTGCTGGACGGCGGCGTCCCGCTGGGCGACACCGCCAGCCTCTTCCGTGCCCATACCCGTGGTCCCGGCGTCGGCGGGCAGGGCAGCGGCATGGGCCTGTATATCGTCCGGTCCATCGTGGAGGGCTGGGGCGGGCAGGTCTGGGCCGAGCGCCGCGGCGAGCGTAACGCCTTTTGCTTCACCCTGCCGGGTGGGGGGCACCGTGACCTGTAG
- a CDS encoding response regulator transcription factor has product MSHVVVIEDEGTVRDVVRFHLERAGFRVSAFETVPAAQEALGSADALVLDWMLPGESGLTFLRRLRSDPALRRLPVLMLTARAAEAERVEGLESGADDYLTKPFSAAELVARVRALLRRSLPDVPPQLSHGPLVLDLGAADARLSGRGLPLTRREFDLLAFLAAHTGRVYSRAELLDRVWGPDFLGGERTVDQHVTQLRAHLGDDPARPRFLETVRGKGYRMRPWMGEA; this is encoded by the coding sequence ATGAGCCACGTGGTCGTGATCGAGGACGAGGGCACCGTGCGCGACGTGGTGCGCTTTCATCTGGAGCGGGCTGGATTTCGGGTGAGCGCCTTCGAGACGGTTCCGGCGGCCCAGGAGGCCCTGGGCAGCGCCGACGCGCTCGTGCTCGACTGGATGCTCCCCGGCGAGAGCGGCCTGACCTTCCTGCGGCGGCTGCGCTCGGACCCCGCGCTGCGGCGCCTCCCGGTGCTGATGCTGACCGCCCGCGCCGCCGAGGCCGAGCGGGTCGAGGGGCTGGAGTCGGGCGCAGACGACTACCTCACCAAGCCCTTCTCGGCGGCGGAACTCGTGGCGCGGGTGCGGGCGCTGCTGCGGCGCTCGCTGCCCGACGTACCTCCGCAGCTCTCCCATGGCCCCCTTGTCCTCGACCTGGGGGCCGCCGACGCGCGGCTGTCGGGCCGGGGCCTGCCGCTGACCCGGCGCGAGTTCGATCTGCTGGCCTTTCTCGCCGCGCACACCGGGCGGGTGTACTCGCGGGCCGAACTGCTCGACCGGGTGTGGGGGCCGGACTTTCTGGGCGGCGAGCGCACGGTGGACCAGCATGTAACCCAGCTCCGGGCGCACCTGGGGGATGACCCCGCCCGGCCCCGCTTCCTGGAAACGGTGCGCGGCAAGGGCTACCGGATGCGCCCCTGGATGGGGGAGGCATGA
- the rsfS gene encoding ribosome silencing factor, whose product MTQPQNDTELHQQLRAIVDAARERRAEDVVVLDLTEVSSTLEYFVICTATAGLQLNAVQENIREKAQAAGLPRPSVEGPSERWLLLAFGGSVVVHIMTKDAREYYDLEGLWSDARVLEFPEDESHHPGTTA is encoded by the coding sequence ATGACCCAACCCCAGAACGACACCGAACTGCACCAGCAACTCCGCGCCATCGTGGACGCGGCCCGCGAGCGCCGCGCCGAGGACGTGGTCGTACTCGACCTCACCGAGGTCAGCAGCACCCTCGAATACTTCGTGATCTGCACCGCCACCGCTGGTCTGCAGCTCAACGCCGTGCAGGAGAACATCCGCGAGAAGGCACAGGCCGCCGGGCTGCCGCGCCCCAGCGTGGAAGGCCCCAGCGAGCGCTGGCTGCTGCTGGCCTTTGGCGGCTCGGTCGTGGTGCACATCATGACCAAGGACGCCCGTGAGTACTACGACCTCGAGGGCCTGTGGAGCGACGCCCGCGTGCTCGAGTTCCCGGAAGACGAGAGTCATCACCCGGGCACCACCGCCTGA
- a CDS encoding LCP family protein, translating to MTESPAGPGVPGSFQFDFAAPVPSPVPPPRSRRGVRAVQLGGLTLAALSLGGLAVLSSSGDASAAGAGGVPQFTLLVAGRDIVYCASRTPCADQDQRTGLLQPPNTDTLMLVKVDGSAVNVLNIPRDTNVGPFNPKLRWAEQKVNGRYWAGGPAALVEAVETITGESIDAHVIVRTDYVARVIDALGGLDVTVPEGGIEWVDQAAGVDLRLPPGNHHLNGEQAVLYLRVRKGVGDDYGRIDHQKQALTQLASRLTSAQGLTALPTILGGVGNGVETDADPALLTTLLPELPELRLRFATLPTTPIPGTSNLAVNPEALAQVWGTDGEGASSTPADPTDLAAVTVRIRDASGADLGGRLAGALRTLGYARVSAQTVPASREASQVVTGPDVAAASQLADALGLPRLQGERFPVAAGEVGILLGADARQSLAALSALPPSPDPSPPTTETP from the coding sequence ATGACCGAGTCCCCCGCCGGACCCGGCGTGCCGGGCAGCTTTCAGTTCGACTTCGCGGCCCCGGTGCCCTCGCCCGTCCCCCCGCCCCGCTCCCGGCGCGGCGTGCGGGCGGTGCAGCTCGGCGGACTGACGCTCGCGGCGCTGTCGCTGGGTGGCCTCGCGGTGCTGAGCAGTTCGGGGGACGCCTCGGCCGCCGGGGCGGGGGGCGTGCCGCAGTTCACCCTGCTCGTCGCTGGGCGCGACATCGTGTATTGCGCCTCCCGCACCCCCTGCGCCGATCAGGACCAGCGCACCGGCCTGCTGCAACCCCCCAACACCGACACCCTGATGCTGGTCAAGGTGGACGGCTCGGCGGTCAACGTGCTGAACATCCCCCGCGACACCAACGTCGGCCCCTTCAACCCGAAGCTGCGCTGGGCCGAGCAGAAGGTCAACGGCCGCTACTGGGCGGGCGGCCCGGCGGCGCTGGTGGAGGCCGTGGAGACGATCACTGGGGAGAGCATCGACGCCCACGTCATCGTGCGGACCGACTACGTGGCCCGCGTGATCGACGCGCTGGGCGGACTGGACGTGACCGTGCCGGAGGGCGGCATCGAGTGGGTGGACCAGGCGGCGGGGGTGGACCTGCGCCTGCCCCCCGGCAACCACCACCTGAACGGCGAGCAGGCGGTGCTGTACCTGCGCGTGCGTAAAGGCGTGGGGGACGATTACGGCCGCATCGACCACCAGAAACAGGCGCTCACGCAACTCGCCTCGCGCCTGACCTCCGCGCAGGGGCTGACCGCACTCCCCACCATCCTGGGTGGGGTCGGCAACGGGGTGGAGACGGACGCCGACCCCGCCCTGCTCACCACGCTGCTGCCCGAACTGCCCGAGTTGCGGCTGAGGTTCGCCACCCTCCCCACCACGCCGATTCCGGGGACCTCCAACCTCGCGGTGAATCCGGAAGCGCTCGCGCAGGTCTGGGGCACGGACGGCGAGGGGGCCAGTTCCACCCCGGCTGACCCCACCGACCTCGCGGCCGTGACGGTCCGCATCCGGGACGCGAGCGGCGCGGACCTCGGCGGGCGGCTCGCAGGAGCGCTGCGGACGCTGGGGTACGCGCGGGTAAGCGCCCAGACGGTGCCTGCCAGCCGCGAGGCGAGTCAGGTCGTCACCGGGCCGGACGTGGCGGCGGCCTCGCAACTCGCCGACGCTCTGGGGCTGCCCCGGCTTCAGGGCGAGCGGTTTCCCGTGGCCGCGGGCGAGGTGGGTATCCTGCTGGGTGCGGACGCCCGGCAGAGCCTCGCGGCCCTCAGCGCCCTGCCGCCTTCCCCCGACCCTTCCCCACCCACCACGGAGACCCCATGA
- the yqeK gene encoding bis(5'-nucleosyl)-tetraphosphatase (symmetrical) YqeK translates to MIAELKFPRHPLAELAGWDERVRLMVRPRRYEHVLRVAELACQIACANGLDEARAYAAGLLHDIARDLPDAELLRLAPPECPIDLAHPLALHGRAARTLLERWGYPDPVVLEAVEDHTTGPRGGNPVAACVYIADVSEPGRGVNADIRELALCDLGAALNRAIVSKVTYLQGRGIQVHPRTLRAYHALPEVRSPACDLPGVS, encoded by the coding sequence ATGATCGCGGAGCTGAAGTTTCCCCGGCATCCCCTCGCCGAACTGGCGGGCTGGGACGAGCGCGTGCGATTGATGGTGCGGCCCCGGCGCTACGAACACGTGCTGCGGGTGGCCGAACTCGCCTGCCAGATCGCCTGCGCCAACGGGCTGGACGAGGCGCGGGCCTACGCCGCCGGGCTGCTGCACGACATCGCCCGCGACCTGCCCGACGCCGAACTGCTGCGCCTCGCGCCGCCGGAGTGCCCCATCGACCTCGCCCACCCCCTCGCTCTGCATGGGCGGGCGGCCCGCACCCTGCTGGAGCGCTGGGGCTACCCCGACCCGGTGGTGCTGGAGGCCGTGGAGGACCACACGACCGGGCCGCGCGGGGGCAATCCGGTCGCGGCCTGCGTGTATATCGCCGACGTGTCCGAACCGGGCCGGGGGGTGAATGCCGATATCCGCGAACTCGCCCTGTGTGACCTGGGGGCGGCGCTGAACCGGGCCATCGTGTCCAAGGTGACCTACCTCCAGGGCCGGGGCATTCAGGTGCATCCGCGCACGCTGCGGGCCTACCACGCGCTGCCGGAGGTGCGCTCTCCCGCCTGCGACCTGCCCGGCGTCTCATGA
- a CDS encoding YbbR-like domain-containing protein, which yields MTGAEGRWTPGRLWRRLLHNLLPKLLALGVALTLWFVATTDRRANVEQGYDVPVTVSDTTAERGAGERAVRDLNPPTVRVYLTGRPERLRELRGDSIEAVVDVTGVPEGSFTRPVTVQAPTGTALQRQVPERVQGFVDALVTRTLGVTLGVANPPENSLPRYEVTPAQATVSGPGRVVATVARVVNAPVSPGPGETREAALIALDGRGEPVAGLTLTPASVTVRRVDSGEVPVKTLPVVLEDPPPGLRVTALSVQPTGVRVVADPELLARLREVPGRVPYRVGSYTAPVTLRLPAGAQALEEVQVRLTVQEAAPPSAGEGNVP from the coding sequence ATGACGGGCGCGGAGGGGCGCTGGACTCCGGGGCGGCTGTGGCGGCGCCTGCTGCACAACCTGCTGCCCAAGCTGCTCGCGCTGGGGGTGGCCCTGACCCTGTGGTTCGTGGCGACCACCGACCGCCGCGCCAACGTGGAGCAGGGTTACGACGTGCCCGTGACCGTCAGTGACACCACCGCCGAGCGCGGGGCGGGCGAGCGGGCGGTGCGCGACCTCAACCCGCCCACCGTGCGGGTGTACCTGACCGGGCGGCCCGAGCGGCTGCGCGAGCTGCGCGGCGACAGCATCGAGGCGGTCGTGGACGTGACCGGGGTGCCGGAGGGGAGCTTTACCCGCCCCGTCACCGTGCAGGCCCCCACCGGGACGGCCCTGCAGCGGCAGGTGCCCGAGCGGGTGCAGGGCTTCGTGGACGCGCTCGTCACGCGGACGCTGGGGGTCACCCTCGGCGTGGCGAATCCGCCGGAAAACAGCCTGCCGCGCTACGAGGTCACCCCCGCGCAGGCCACCGTCAGCGGCCCCGGGCGGGTGGTCGCCACCGTGGCGCGGGTGGTGAACGCGCCCGTCTCCCCCGGTCCCGGTGAGACGCGGGAAGCGGCGCTGATCGCCCTCGACGGCCGGGGCGAGCCCGTCGCGGGCCTGACCCTGACCCCCGCCAGCGTCACCGTGCGCCGGGTGGACAGCGGCGAGGTGCCCGTCAAGACCCTGCCCGTCGTGCTGGAGGACCCGCCCCCCGGCCTGCGGGTGACGGCGCTGAGCGTGCAGCCCACCGGAGTGCGCGTGGTCGCCGACCCGGAGCTGCTGGCGCGGCTGCGGGAGGTGCCGGGCCGCGTGCCGTACCGGGTCGGCAGCTATACGGCTCCGGTCACCCTGCGGTTGCCCGCCGGGGCGCAGGCGCTGGAGGAGGTGCAGGTGCGCCTCACCGTGCAGGAGGCAGCGCCGCCGTCCGCCGGGGAAGGGAACGTGCCATGA
- the cdaA gene encoding diadenylate cyclase CdaA, with protein MSLIPGSLSLRDVLDVLLVAFLVYQGYLLVVGTRAVNVLRGIVVFAAVWAAAELLGLTTLSYILGRAGTVGLFALVVLFQPELRAALERVGRPRGRETGPSGAALQDLARALERLAERKTGALIAIERRTPLGEYAATGVSLDAVISVPFLEALFARNAPLHDGGVIVQGSRVVAAGCLFPLQSSDGTYRRYGTRHRAAIGLSEVTDAVVLVASEERGSMRIALAGRLGPDLNGTELREQLRTLLYDRPVLGDLPFARRAEAPEPTRTPGGEGGGSA; from the coding sequence ATGTCCCTGATTCCCGGCTCGCTGAGCCTGCGGGACGTGCTGGACGTGCTGCTGGTGGCCTTTCTGGTCTACCAGGGGTACCTGCTGGTGGTGGGCACCCGCGCGGTGAACGTGCTGCGGGGAATCGTGGTCTTTGCGGCGGTGTGGGCCGCCGCCGAACTCCTGGGCCTGACCACCCTGAGCTACATCCTGGGGCGGGCGGGGACGGTGGGCCTCTTCGCACTGGTGGTCCTCTTTCAGCCCGAGCTGCGGGCCGCGCTGGAGCGGGTGGGCCGCCCGCGCGGGCGCGAAACAGGACCGAGCGGGGCCGCGCTGCAAGACCTCGCGCGGGCGCTGGAGCGGCTGGCCGAGCGCAAGACGGGGGCCTTGATCGCCATCGAGCGCCGCACGCCGCTGGGCGAATACGCCGCGACGGGCGTGTCCCTTGACGCGGTGATCAGCGTGCCCTTTCTGGAGGCCCTCTTTGCCCGCAACGCGCCGCTGCACGACGGCGGGGTCATCGTGCAGGGGTCGCGGGTGGTGGCGGCGGGGTGCCTCTTTCCTCTGCAGTCCAGTGACGGCACCTACCGCCGCTACGGGACCCGGCACCGGGCGGCCATCGGGCTGTCGGAGGTGACCGACGCGGTGGTGCTCGTCGCCAGCGAGGAGCGCGGCAGCATGCGGATCGCGCTCGCGGGGCGGCTGGGACCGGACCTCAACGGCACCGAGCTGCGCGAGCAGTTGCGGACGCTGCTGTACGACCGGCCGGTGCTGGGCGACCTGCCCTTCGCCCGCCGGGCCGAGGCCCCCGAGCCGACCCGGACGCCGGGCGGCGAGGGCGGGGGGTCCGCATGA
- a CDS encoding metal-dependent hydrolase, whose translation MELRFLGHSTFLLSHGEHRVLIDPFLAGNPTCPVTLEEALGWNVRAVLISHAHGDHWGNALDFGRAGVPVIGTAEIGGYAAANGATNAIGANIGGTVRGEWGSVSFTPAWHSSSFPDGTYGGMPTGLVVEMGGKRVYHAGDTSLFSDMRLIGDRGLDAALLPIGDHYTMGPEEAGRALELLRPRVAVPMHYGTFPPLTGNPQVFAAAGRAQGVDVRVLGPGESTEL comes from the coding sequence ATGGAACTGCGTTTTCTGGGCCACAGCACCTTCCTGCTCTCGCACGGCGAACACCGGGTCCTGATTGACCCCTTTCTCGCGGGCAATCCGACATGCCCTGTCACGCTGGAGGAAGCGCTGGGCTGGAACGTCAGGGCCGTCCTGATCAGCCACGCGCACGGCGACCACTGGGGCAACGCGCTGGACTTCGGGCGGGCGGGGGTGCCGGTCATCGGGACCGCCGAGATCGGCGGGTACGCGGCGGCGAACGGGGCCACGAACGCCATCGGCGCGAACATCGGCGGCACGGTGCGCGGCGAGTGGGGGAGCGTCTCCTTCACCCCGGCGTGGCATTCGTCGTCCTTTCCGGACGGCACCTACGGCGGGATGCCCACCGGATTGGTCGTCGAGATGGGCGGCAAGCGCGTCTACCACGCGGGCGACACCAGCCTCTTTTCCGACATGCGCCTGATCGGGGACCGGGGGCTGGACGCGGCCCTGCTGCCCATCGGCGACCACTACACCATGGGGCCGGAGGAAGCCGGGCGCGCCCTGGAACTGCTGCGCCCCCGGGTGGCCGTGCCCATGCACTACGGCACCTTCCCGCCCCTGACGGGCAACCCGCAGGTCTTCGCGGCGGCGGGGCGGGCGCAGGGCGTGGACGTGCGGGTGCTGGGACCGGGGGAGAGCACGGAGCTGTAA
- a CDS encoding ribonuclease H, with translation MNHAYVDASWHETDGGHGVGGWGLILLMPGTLPVGYQGQMAAPDNNAAELRAVLEAVRHAPPGEPLSVHTDNEAVIASVGRGRGPWLLADLAREVIDEAEARGVALRVGYTPRTRRHMLSAHDLANAARRGLSVPALEGPQAEVLIEQRPAVPEARVSLRRPGERVTAHVPLDPLSDVPPSAQALLAAITLARPGEHLLVRRASKVAQALWQRPERALLPAAHSALAQARQAADGQGVQVQFQGMA, from the coding sequence ATGAACCACGCCTACGTGGACGCGAGCTGGCACGAGACGGACGGCGGACACGGCGTGGGCGGCTGGGGGCTGATCCTGCTGATGCCGGGGACGCTGCCCGTGGGTTACCAGGGCCAGATGGCGGCCCCCGACAACAACGCCGCCGAGCTGCGGGCGGTGCTCGAAGCCGTGCGTCACGCCCCCCCCGGCGAGCCGCTGAGCGTGCACACCGACAACGAGGCCGTGATCGCCTCGGTGGGCCGGGGTCGGGGGCCGTGGCTGCTCGCGGACCTCGCGCGGGAGGTGATCGACGAGGCGGAGGCGCGGGGGGTCGCCCTGCGGGTGGGTTACACGCCGCGCACCCGGCGGCACATGCTCTCGGCGCATGACCTCGCCAACGCAGCCCGCCGGGGCCTGAGCGTGCCCGCGCTGGAGGGGCCGCAGGCGGAAGTCCTGATCGAGCAGCGCCCCGCCGTCCCGGAGGCCCGCGTGAGCCTGCGGCGTCCCGGCGAGCGGGTCACGGCGCATGTGCCGCTGGATCCCCTCTCGGACGTGCCGCCCAGCGCCCAGGCCCTGCTCGCGGCGATCACCCTGGCGCGGCCCGGCGAGCACCTCCTCGTGCGGCGGGCCAGCAAGGTCGCGCAGGCGCTGTGGCAACGGCCCGAGCGGGCGCTGCTGCCCGCCGCGCACTCTGCGCTGGCTCAGGCGCGGCAAGCCGCGGACGGGCAGGGCGTGCAGGTGCAGTTTCAGGGGATGGCGTAG